In a single window of the Emys orbicularis isolate rEmyOrb1 chromosome 11, rEmyOrb1.hap1, whole genome shotgun sequence genome:
- the LOC135885409 gene encoding E3 ubiquitin-protein ligase TRIM39-like, giving the protein MASATPIGKALEEATCSICLEYLTEPVTIDCGHNFCRACITQYSERRRPQSGTKFPCPECRALFQKGNFRPNRQLANIIERIKPLRLQPGQAQNENLCETHKEKLQLFCKEDGKATCVVPIEEVAQGYKVKLQEALGPLRQELEEALVLVSEEEKKIREWQGKVENRRQSITREFKTLHQVLSEEEQLLLRRLAAEERETLQRLQDNITKLSEQSTTLINLITALQEKCQQPAAELLQDVKNALIRSEHVKLQPPEAVSPALKNGYKICLDMREMLKRFTLDVTLDPDTAHPNLVLSQDRKRVRHKTKRQNLPNNPERFDPCVFVLGAEGFTGGRHYWEVEVGDKTRWKLGVCKESVSRKSPDHLSPKNGYWTVCLRDGEYEALTFPVTTLPVGIRPSQMGVFLDYKAGEVSFYNVTDRSHLFTFTDTFSGTVRPFFSPCANAGGKNAAPLRICPVPAQAGGNLCP; this is encoded by the exons TGCTCCATCTGCCTGGAGTATCTGACGGAGCCAGTGACCATAGACTGTGGGCACAACTTCTGCCGAGCCTGCATCACCCAGTACAGTGAGCGAAGGAGGCCTCAATCAGGCACAAAGTTCCCCTGTCCCGAGTGCCGAGCGCTGTTCCAGAAAGGGAATTTCAGGCCCAACAGGCAGCTGGCCAATATCATAGAGCGCATCAAACCACTGAGGTTACAGCCTGGGCAAGCGCAGAATGAGAATCTGTGTGAGACACACAAGGAAAAACTCCAACTCTTCTGTAAGGAGGACGGAAAAGCCACCTGTGTGGTCCCCATAGAGGAAGTTGCCCAGGGTTACAAG GTAAAACTCCAGGAAGCCCTGGGCCCTCTGaggcaggagctggaggaggccCTGGTGCTGGTGtctgaagaggaaaagaaaatcagGGAGTGGCAG GGCAAAGTGGAGAATCGGAGACAGTCGATCACACGTGAATTTAAGACGCTGCACCAGGTTCTGAGTGAGGAAGAGCAGCTGCTCCTGCGGAGACTGGCGGCGGAGGAGAGGGAGACGCTGCAGAGACTACAGGACAATATAACAAAGCTCTCGGAGCAGAGCACCACTCTGATCAATCTCATCACAGCGCTACAGGAGAAGTGTCAGCAACCGGCCGCTGAGCTACTGCAG GATGTGAAAAACGCATTGATCAG GAGTGAGCATGTGAAACTCCAGCCACCAGAAGCCGTttctcctgccctgaagaacgGGTATAAAATCTGCCTTGACATGAGGGAAATGCTGAAGAGATTCACCC TGgacgtgactctggatccagacacggctcatcccAACCTTGTTCTGTCTCAGGATAGGAAACGTGTGAGACACAAAACCAAACGACAAAATCTGCCCAATAATCCTGAGAGATTTGATCCCTGTGTCTTTGTCCTGGGCGCTGAGGGATTCACGGGCGGGAGGCattactgggaggtggaggtgggagacAAGACTAGATGGAAACTGGGGGTTTGTAAGGAGTCTGTGAGCAGGAAGAGTCCAGATCACCTGTCGCCTAAAAATGGATACTGGACTGTGTGTCTGAGGGATGGGGAATACGAGGCCCTCACCTTCCCTGTAACCACCCTCCCCGTGGGCATCAGGCCCAGCCAGATGGGGGTTTTCCTGGACTATAAGGCAGGCGAGGTCTCATTTTACAATGTGACTGACAGGTCCCATCTCTTCACTTTCACTGACACCTTCTCCGGGACAGTCCGCCCTTTCTTCAGTCCCTGTGCCAATGCTGGGGGTAAAAACGCAGCTCCCCTGAGAATCTGCCCAGTCCCAGCTCAGGCCGGAGGGAATCTTTGTCCCTGA